Proteins from one Sulfurovum sp. TSL1 genomic window:
- the argJ gene encoding bifunctional glutamate N-acetyltransferase/amino-acid acetyltransferase ArgJ → MYKLIPLENGLENVEGFFCGATNVGMRKKPANSEASELDGDVAFIRSEQPCDISAVFTSNTFQAAPIKHFQKYPKGFQTDFVLINAKNANAMTGDKGIEDIESIMSTLSTKQKVLNPVMSSTGVIGYRLPIDKITSAFDTLDFNASNSHQTARAIMTTDSFKKELAYRVELEDGNAFNIAAICKGAGMINPAMATMLCFIITDANIPKSDMDTLLTEATEGSFNRISVDGDTSTNDTVMLLSNKQSAHYDKAAFAEALNKIMFELAMLILKDGEGANKLVAFEVKGAKSEEEAKRASMALSNSLLVKTALFGEDPNWGRIASTIGASGIACDDETLIIHYDDLLIYSGEFRELDKVREEKAYKIMKQERFKVTCDIGLGDASYTSYGCDLSYEYVKINAEYRT, encoded by the coding sequence ATGTATAAGCTTATTCCACTTGAAAACGGTCTAGAGAATGTAGAAGGGTTCTTCTGTGGTGCGACCAATGTCGGTATGAGAAAAAAACCTGCCAACTCTGAGGCTTCTGAACTGGATGGGGATGTTGCTTTTATACGAAGCGAACAACCTTGTGACATATCCGCTGTCTTTACAAGTAATACATTTCAAGCGGCACCGATCAAGCATTTTCAAAAATATCCTAAAGGGTTTCAAACTGACTTTGTCCTCATCAATGCCAAAAATGCCAATGCGATGACAGGAGATAAAGGGATAGAGGATATAGAATCCATTATGTCCACACTTTCCACCAAACAAAAAGTACTGAATCCTGTAATGAGTTCTACGGGTGTTATAGGGTACCGGCTGCCTATAGACAAGATCACTTCTGCATTTGATACACTGGATTTCAATGCTTCAAATTCGCATCAGACAGCCCGTGCCATCATGACGACGGACAGCTTCAAAAAAGAGTTGGCCTATAGAGTAGAACTGGAAGATGGCAACGCGTTTAACATTGCAGCCATCTGTAAAGGTGCAGGTATGATAAACCCTGCTATGGCCACGATGCTCTGCTTTATCATTACCGATGCCAACATCCCCAAGTCTGACATGGATACACTGCTTACAGAGGCAACAGAGGGATCATTTAACCGTATCTCTGTAGATGGTGATACCTCTACCAACGATACGGTCATGTTACTTTCAAACAAACAAAGTGCCCATTACGACAAAGCAGCCTTTGCGGAAGCCCTCAACAAGATCATGTTTGAACTGGCTATGCTGATACTCAAAGATGGGGAAGGCGCAAACAAACTGGTGGCCTTTGAAGTCAAGGGTGCCAAGAGTGAAGAAGAAGCCAAGAGGGCCAGTATGGCATTGAGCAACTCTCTTCTGGTAAAGACCGCACTCTTTGGAGAAGACCCGAACTGGGGACGTATCGCTTCTACCATAGGTGCCTCCGGTATAGCCTGTGATGATGAAACACTTATCATACACTATGATGACCTTCTTATCTACTCCGGTGAATTCAGAGAGCTGGACAAAGTGCGTGAAGAGAAGGCATACAAGATCATGAAACAAGAGCGTTTTAAAGTCACCTGTGACATTGGATTAGGTGATGCCAGTTATACCTCCTATGGCTGTGATCTGAGTTACGAATATGTAAAAATAAATGCAGAATACCGAACGTAA
- a CDS encoding YdcH family protein, whose product MLHEYRDEIHELKQSNAHFANIFDKHNELDKQVEDAEAGRTILTDAELETLKKEKLLLKDEAYKMILDHKKAQA is encoded by the coding sequence ATGTTACATGAATACAGAGACGAAATACACGAACTTAAACAAAGCAATGCACACTTTGCAAATATCTTTGATAAACACAATGAACTTGATAAACAAGTAGAAGATGCAGAGGCAGGTCGTACGATTTTAACGGATGCAGAGCTTGAAACACTTAAAAAAGAAAAACTTCTTTTAAAAGACGAAGCCTATAAAATGATCTTAGACCATAAAAAAGCGCAAGCATAA
- the dbpA gene encoding ATP-dependent RNA helicase DbpA, producing MATFTSIEAFPKALLETLNLLNFTTMTEIQEKAISPILAGKDILAQSKTGSGKTLAFGLPCVMHTDTQNYKPQTIIITPTRELSDQIAVELRKVAAYKANLKILTLYGGVPLRAQAESLAKGAHILIGTPGRIQDHLSKGTLLLESIKTLVLDEADRMLDMGFYDEIVKISSNMPRTKQTLLFSATFPDNIEKLAKALLKQPVTIKVDTVQESDKIDEIVYETSDKLKTLTALIQSYKPESLLIFCNTKAEVISLTDTLHQRGHSVIDIHGDLEQKDRNESVIAFSNGSKRIMVATDVASRGLDIKDIELVINYDLPFDQEVYTHRIGRTGRAEAKGTAISLYGPKESDKCAYITSAARTAQMKDLRVDATFKMVSEYDTLCINGGKKTKIRAGDILGTLCKEIGIDPKMIGKIHITDTKSYVALHHTVIDKVSKALKKTTIKKKKYVTWILD from the coding sequence ATGGCAACATTTACAAGTATAGAAGCATTCCCGAAAGCACTTTTAGAGACACTGAATCTACTGAATTTCACTACGATGACCGAAATACAGGAAAAGGCTATCAGCCCTATTCTGGCAGGTAAAGACATCCTGGCTCAATCCAAAACAGGTTCCGGGAAAACATTGGCCTTTGGATTGCCCTGTGTGATGCATACCGATACCCAAAACTACAAACCACAAACCATCATCATTACCCCGACACGTGAACTCTCCGATCAGATAGCCGTGGAACTGAGAAAAGTTGCGGCCTACAAAGCCAACCTCAAAATACTGACACTTTATGGCGGTGTGCCGCTTCGTGCACAGGCTGAATCACTGGCCAAAGGGGCACATATACTCATCGGTACGCCCGGACGTATACAAGACCATTTGTCAAAAGGAACACTGCTGCTTGAGAGTATCAAGACACTGGTACTCGATGAAGCAGACCGTATGCTGGATATGGGCTTTTATGATGAGATAGTCAAGATAAGTTCCAACATGCCACGTACCAAACAGACCCTGCTCTTCTCAGCGACATTTCCTGACAACATAGAAAAACTTGCCAAAGCACTCTTGAAACAGCCCGTTACTATTAAAGTAGATACGGTTCAAGAGAGCGATAAGATAGATGAAATCGTCTATGAGACATCTGATAAATTGAAGACCCTTACAGCCCTCATTCAGTCCTATAAACCAGAATCACTGCTTATCTTTTGTAACACCAAGGCTGAAGTCATCTCTTTGACTGATACGTTGCATCAACGAGGGCATTCGGTTATAGATATACATGGTGACCTTGAACAAAAAGACCGTAACGAATCTGTGATCGCTTTTTCCAATGGTTCAAAACGTATCATGGTAGCTACTGATGTGGCTTCAAGAGGTTTAGATATCAAAGATATCGAACTGGTCATCAACTATGATCTTCCCTTTGATCAGGAGGTCTATACCCACCGTATCGGCCGTACAGGACGTGCAGAAGCAAAAGGTACCGCCATCTCACTCTATGGTCCAAAAGAGAGTGATAAATGTGCTTACATCACCTCTGCTGCACGTACAGCACAGATGAAAGACCTACGTGTAGATGCAACGTTTAAAATGGTCTCCGAATATGATACGTTGTGTATTAACGGCGGTAAAAAAACCAAGATTCGGGCGGGAGATATACTCGGTACATTATGTAAAGAGATAGGCATTGACCCGAAAATGATAGGAAAGATACATATCACAGATACGAAGTCCTATGTGGCGCTACATCATACTGTGATAGACAAAGTGTCGAAAGCATTAAAGAAAACAACGATCAAGAAGAAAAAATATGTCACCTG